Genomic segment of Peribacillus frigoritolerans:
GTATAAGGATGCCACAAAATTCCCTGCCCAAACAGCACTCGCCATGGCCACAAGAATGGGCGCCGAAGCGATAGGCATGGGTCACACAGGATCACTGGAAGCTGGTAAAAAAGCGGATTTCATCACCATTTACCCATATAACAAAGAACACCTGCAGCCACTAAGTGAAGCCTATTCGCACCTGCTTTATGCAGCACGCGGAAATGACGTATGTGATGTTTACATCGATGGCAAAAACGTCGTGAAAGATGGCCGCTGCTTAACGATCGATGAAGAAAAAGTAATCGCCGAAACAAATCGTCTGCAAGGTACCTTATCACGATAATGCAGATGTGAGAACAAAAGAAGGAGCTGCCATTTGCAGCTCCTTTTTTTATGGATTAAGTTAAGGGACGAAAATTGGTTGTAGGTCGAATCTGGTTGCAGATCGGAATAAATTGGGCCGTTTTAGTAAGGGGTAATTCGTATCAAATGGCATTCAAAAAAAATTACCGCTTGTATTGTAGAATAAATAGATCTTAACACTTAGAAGCCCGACGTGAGTCAAGTTTCTTGGAAATATGGAAACAAAGGAAGCCGGTAAAAAATATTAATAAGAAAATAGGTATGGCAAAAACGGTAAAAAACGAAAAGACGAAAAAAATGCTGCTGACCGCAAATATTAACCAACTGGTAATCAGCAAGCAGCTGGATAAAAAATCTTTGACAGCATGGATCATGAATTTCACCACCGTATGAAGATCTATGTATTGATTATACACTATTTTCCAATGGTGTTGTTTCAACGGGTCACCCTTCATTCACATCACGATGGAAATGCCTTTCCATGATATAGCCAAAAAAGGAGGCAAGCATTTGTTGAAACAGCATGCCAAGTACAACGGGTACCGCGACGGCAGTAGGGAAATAGGTGGTTGCAAGAACGGCTCCAGCACTGATGTTTCGCATGCCGCCTGTAAATGTCAAGGTGATGATATCCTCCTTATCCCATCTTAAATATGCACCGACCATCCAAGAAATGGCATACCCAGAAGCAGCTATGAACAAAACCAAGAAGGACATGATCAGTAATTTCTTATCGAAATGTGTTAAGTAAGGCGCGATTTTTGAACTGTTCAATATGACTACGATTCCAACGCATATCTTGGAAAATGGAGCTAAGCGGGGGGATAGTGTATATTGTATCTTCCCTTTTGTAGCTTGATTCAAGAACATGGCAAGCATGGAGGGAAGAACGACCATACCGATTAATCCTTTCACCATCGAACCCATATCCATTTCGATCGAACCGCCTCCAAAAAGGGATACACTGTAAGGAACGATGAATGGCGAGAGTAGGGTGTCGATCAAGATGATGGTTAGGGCAAGTACGGCATTCCCATTATAAATGGATACCCAGATCATACTGGTGACACCGGTTGGAATCACTACAGCCAGGACTAGGCCGGTAATCGTGAAAGCATCACCATGGAACACTAAATGGCCGAGTCCAAAAGCCCAAACAGGCATAAGCATATGAAGGATGATCAATACGATGAAAACAGGTAAAGGGTGGGTGACTGCCTGTTTAAGAGATTTAAAGTTAGAGCCTAAACTTCCGGAAAAGGTAATGAAGGCAAATATCCATGGGACAAGAAAGGTGTAATCCATTAGATGTTCGGCCAATAATACCCCAATAACCACGCTTATCGGCGTGATAAGGGGCATAATTTTATCCATTTGTTCATTAATTGTTTTCAGCATGATTCATCCACTTCCTGAGCAAAGTAAATTCTATTAAGTAAGTTTACCATATTCCTAAAAATATAATTTGTAAGACAATAAATTTGTCTATATATTTTTTTCTGGATTATTAAAAATGGATTACTATCAATGCCCTGGAACTCGCATCGTTCCAAAAAGGGCTTAAAGCTTTCCCCGACGACCGAGGGTTTAAGGTTTTAGGCAGGATTGTTCGATGCATCGTTGTATATTCATTGAAAAATAGTTTAAAGTAGAGAGAGAGGTGAAAGAAATGTCAGAAAAGGTATCCAGTATTATGTGGTTTAGTCTTGCCGTACAAGCCCTGCTTGTTCTTGCTGATCATGATGGATTATGTAATAGTAATAAATTGGCCGATAAGCTTGATTCGGAGTCAGGTTTTCTTAGAAAAATATTAAGTAATTTAGTGAAGGCAGGGCTGATTCAAGCGAAGGAGGGCAGGGATGGGGGATATTCACTTGCCAAAAATCCCGAACAAATCATTCTTGCAGATATATACTCTGCAATTAAATCAGAACCTTTTTCAAAAGGCTTTCTTGATGTGAATGATAAAAAATGCTTTCATCCATCTTCTAGAGAAGCGTTATGCGGTTTGAAAAACGAGATGGAGAGCTGGATTATACAAGGCTTGGAACAAAAGACGATCGCTGACTTACTATCAAAATCTTAATGTGAAAAACGAAACTGACAGGGTTTCGTTTTTCTTAAACTGTATTTGACAAAAGAACAGTATGCGTTATATACTGTTCCTGTATTAAATACAGTTAAATGGAGGTCATTATAAATGACAAAAAATATAATGAGTAAAGAAGAGTACCTAAATAAATCGAAAGAATTGAATGTACCGGTTGAAAAACCCAAAGTCCTTAATGATACGGATTTCATTACGGTAGCAAAAGAACGGAGATCTGTTCGCCAGTACGATGCTGAATACGTGATGACTGAAGAAGAAATTCGTGAAATCCTGGATATTGCGATTCAAGCGCCATCTTCTTCCAACTTGCAGCCATGGAGATTCCTTGTGATTCAAGATAAGCAAACACAGCAAGAATTGCTTCCCATCGCAAATAACCAACAACAAATCGTCGATGCATCTGCTGTCATTGCCGTTTTAGCTGATATAGAAGGTTACAAAAATGCAGAGCGGATTTATGGTGAATTAGTCAATAAAGGAATCATGAAGAATGAAATCAAAGAGCCATATGTAGCCTCTATTCTGCATAATTACGGTAATTTTTCTGCTGAAAAGGCTTTAAGTGTAGCCATGATTGACGGTGGCTTGGTTTCCATGCAGATCATGTTGGCTGCAAAAGCAAAAGGATACGATACAGTCCCAATGGGAGGGTTTGATGAAGCCAAATTTGTCGATGCATT
This window contains:
- a CDS encoding bile acid:sodium symporter family protein, yielding MLKTINEQMDKIMPLITPISVVIGVLLAEHLMDYTFLVPWIFAFITFSGSLGSNFKSLKQAVTHPLPVFIVLIILHMLMPVWAFGLGHLVFHGDAFTITGLVLAVVIPTGVTSMIWVSIYNGNAVLALTIILIDTLLSPFIVPYSVSLFGGGSIEMDMGSMVKGLIGMVVLPSMLAMFLNQATKGKIQYTLSPRLAPFSKICVGIVVILNSSKIAPYLTHFDKKLLIMSFLVLFIAASGYAISWMVGAYLRWDKEDIITLTFTGGMRNISAGAVLATTYFPTAVAVPVVLGMLFQQMLASFFGYIMERHFHRDVNEG
- a CDS encoding RrF2 family transcriptional regulator, whose translation is MSEKVSSIMWFSLAVQALLVLADHDGLCNSNKLADKLDSESGFLRKILSNLVKAGLIQAKEGRDGGYSLAKNPEQIILADIYSAIKSEPFSKGFLDVNDKKCFHPSSREALCGLKNEMESWIIQGLEQKTIADLLSKS
- a CDS encoding nitroreductase family protein, encoding MTKNIMSKEEYLNKSKELNVPVEKPKVLNDTDFITVAKERRSVRQYDAEYVMTEEEIREILDIAIQAPSSSNLQPWRFLVIQDKQTQQELLPIANNQQQIVDASAVIAVLADIEGYKNAERIYGELVNKGIMKNEIKEPYVASILHNYGNFSAEKALSVAMIDGGLVSMQIMLAAKAKGYDTVPMGGFDEAKFVDAFNVPENFKPVMLISIGKGTKAGFEKVRLPLDTILTWNKY